One Mercenaria mercenaria strain notata chromosome 12, MADL_Memer_1, whole genome shotgun sequence DNA segment encodes these proteins:
- the LOC123534478 gene encoding clathrin heavy chain 1 isoform X1, giving the protein MSQMLPIRFQEHLQLQNVGINAANIGFSTLTMESDKFICVREKVGDTAQVVIIDMNDSSNPIRRPISADSAIMNPASKVIALKGSAQPGDPNAGKTLQIFNIEMKSKMKAHTMTEEVVFWKWISVNTVAIATETAVYHWSMEGDSQPQKMFDRHSNLAGCQIINYRTDAKQQWLLLVGISAQQNRVVGAMQLYSVERKVSQPIEGHAAAFASLKLEGNATPSTLFCFGVRGAQGGKLHIIEVGQPAQGNTPFQKKAVDVFFPPEAQNDFPVAMQVSQKHGVIFLITKYGYVHLYDIENATCIYMNRISGDTIFVTASHEATSGIIGVNRKGQVLSVSVEEDNIVQYIANTLQNPDLAIKVASRSNLPGAEDLFVKKFNMLFSSGQYSEAAKAAASAPKGILRTPATIQQFQQVPAQPGQTSPLLQYFGILLDKGQLNKYESLELCRPVLQQGRKHLLEKWLKEEKLECSEELGDLVKSADPTLALSVYLRANVPNKVIQCFAETGQFQKIVLYAKKVGHTPDYIFLLRNIMRMNPEQGLQFAQMLVQDDEPLADLNQVVDVFMEANLIQQCTSFLLDALKNNRPSEAPLQTRLLEMNLMSAPQVADAILGNQMFTHYDKAHIAQLCEKAGLLQRALEHYTDLYDIKRAVVHTHLLNPEWLVNYFGSLSVEDSLECLKAMLSANIRQNLQVCVQIASKYHEQLTTNALIELFESFKSFEGLFYFLGSIVNFSQDQDVHFKYIQAACKTGQIKEVERICRESNCYDPERVKNFLKEAKLTDQLPLIIVCDRFDLVHDLVLYLYRNSLQKYIEIYVQKVNPSRLPIVIGGLLDVDCSEDVIKQLILVVKGQFSTDELVAEVEKRNRLKLLLPWLEMRSHEGVVEPATHNALAKIYIDSNNNPERFLKENQYYDSSVVGKYCEKRDPHLACVAYERGQCDMELIKVCNENSLFKSEARYLVRRRDPDLWAVVLQEDNEYRRQLIDQVVQTALSETQDPEDISVSVKAFMTADLPNELIELLEKIVLESSVFSEHRNLQNLLILTAIKADRTRVMEYINRLDNYDAPDIANIAITNELYEEAFAIFKKFEVNTSAIQVLIEHVNNLDRAYEFAERCNDPAVWSQLGRAQLTGGLVKEAIDSFIKADDPTQYMEVVNVASNSDNWEDLVKYLQMARKKARETFIETELVYAFAKTNRLADLEEFISGPNHANITQVADRCFDDKMYDAAKLLYNNVSNYARLAITLVHLGEYQGAVDGARKANSTRTWKEVCFACVNNEEFRLAQMCGLHIVVHADELEELINYYQDRGYFEELIALLEAALGLERAHMGMFTELAILYSKFKPEKMREHLELFWSRVNIPKVLRAAEQAHLWPELVFLYDKYEEYDNAILTMMNHPTEAWRESQFKDIITKVANIELYYKAIQFYLDFKPLLLNDLLMVLTPRLDHTRSVTFFDRVNQIPLVKPYLRAVQKNNNKAINEALNNLFILEEDYQGLRASIDAYDNFDNISLAQRLERHELIEFRRIAAYLYKGNNRWKQSVDLCKKDKLFKDAMLYAGESRNIEIAEDLIAWFLENKYHECFAACLFQCYDLLRPDVILELSWRHNIMDFAMPYMIQVIREYISKVDKLEQSESVRTEEEEKAVEQPIVFAEPQLMLTAGPGMMGAPPQGVYPQQPGYVAPGMQGMPPGAMPQQYGYNM; this is encoded by the exons CTGGAAAGACATTACAGATTTTCAACATTGAGATGAAGAGCAAGATGAAGGCTCATACTATGACAGAAGAGGTAGTGTTCTGGAAGTGGATCTCTGTAAACactgttgccatagcaactgaGACAGCCGTCTACCACTGGTCAATGGAAG GTGATTCCCAACCACAGAAGATGTTTGACCGTCATTCAAACTTGGCAGGTTGCCAGATAATCAACTATCGTACAGATGCTAAACAGCAGTGGCTTCTGCTTGTCGGAATATCAGCACAG caaaatcGTGTTGTTGGTGCTATGCAGCTATATTCTGTAGAGAGAAAAGTGAGCCAGCCAATAGAAGGACATGCAGCAGCATTTGCATCACTCAAATTGGAAGGCAACGCAACACCATCCACCCTCTTCTGTTTTGGTGTGAGAGGTGCACAAGGGGGCAAG TTACACATAATTGAAGTAGGTCAGCCAGCACAAGGGAACACACCATTCCAGAAGAAAGCCGTGGATGTTTTCTTTCCACCAGAGGCACAGAATGACTTTCCTGTTGCCATGCAG gtGAGCCAAAAACATGGAGTGATATTCCTGATCACAAAGTATGGATACGTTCACTTGTATGACATTGAGAATGCTACGTGTATATACATGAACAGAATCAGTGGTGATACCATCTTTGTCACTGCCTCGCATGAAGCAACTTCAGGAATTATTGGAGTAAACAGAAAAGGACag GTGCTGTCAGTGAGTGTAGAGGAAGACAACATTGTGCAATACATTGCCAACACGCTGCAGAATCCAGACCTGGCCATTAAAGTAGCATCACGCTCAAACTTACCTGGAGCAGAGGACCTGTTTGTAAAGAAATTCAACATGCTGTTCTCCAGTGGACAGTACAGTGAGGCAGCAAAAGCAGCCGCCAGTGCACCAAAG GGTATATTGAGAACACCAGCCACCATTCAGCAGTTCCAACAGGTACCAGCCCAGCCTGGCCAGACCTCTCCACTCCTGCAGTACTTCGGTATCCTGCTTGACAAAGGCCAGCTGAACAAGTATGAATCCCTTGAGTTGTGTAGACCAGTGCTTCAACAAGGCAGGAAACATCTTCTGGAAAAATGGCTGAAAGAGGAAAAG CTTGAGTGTAGTGAGGAACTTGGAGACTTGGTGAAGAGTGCAGATCCCACCCTAGCATTGTCTGTGTACCTCAGAGCTAATGTACCAAACAAG GTAATTCAATGTTTTGCCGAGACTGGACAATTCCAGAAGATAGTACTTTATGCCAAGAAAGTGGGCCACACCCCAGACTACATATTCCTTCTGCGTAACATCATGAGGATGAACCCTGAGCAGGGCCTCCAGTTTGCACAGATGTTAGTACAAGATGATGAACCTCTCGCTGATCTTAACCAG GTTGTTGATGTGTTTATGGAGGCAAACTTGATCCAGCAATGTACATCATTCCTCCTGGATGCTCTCAAGAACAACAGACCATCAGAGGCTCCGCTACAGACAAGACTTCTTGAAATGAACCTCATGTCGGCACCACAG GTAGCAGATGCTATTCTCGGGAACCAGATGTTTACCCACTATGACAAGGCACATATTGCTCAGCTTTGTGAAAAAGCTGGTCTCCTTCAGAGA GCATTGGAACACTACACAGACCTGTATGATATAAAAAGAGCTGTTGTACATACACATCTGCTGAATCCTGAG TGGCTAGTGAACTATTTTGGTTCATTATCAGTAGAAGACTCCCTAGAATGTTTAAAGGCTATGTTGTCGGCTAACATCCGTCAGAACCTACAAGTGTGTGTACAGATAGCGTCTAAATACCATGAACAACTAACTACTAATGCCCTCATTGAACTGTTTGAGTCATTCAAGAGCTTTGAAG GTCTGTTCTACTTCCTTGGTTCCATTGTAAACTTTAGTCAGGACCAAGATGTACACTTCAAGTATATTCAGGCAGCCTGTAAGACCGGACAAATCAAAGAAGTGGAGAGAATCTGCCGAGAGAGCAACTGTTATGACCCAGAGAGAGTTAAAAACTTCCTTAAG gaGGCTAAACTGACTGACCAACTGCCACTGATCATTGTTTGTGACAGATTCGACCTTGTACATGACCTTGTCCTATACCTGTACAGAAATAGtctacaaaaatatatagaaatctATGTACAAAAG GTGAATCCATCACGTTTACCAATTGTTATTGGTGGGCTGTTGGACGTAGATTGCTCAGAAGATGTTATCAAACAACTTATCTTGGTTGTGAAAGGTCAGTTCTCTACCGATGAGCTGGTAGCTGAGGTAGAGAAGAGGAACAGACTCAAACTTCTGTTGCCCTGGTTAGAGATGCGCTCACATGAAGGCGTTGTTGAGCCAGCCACACACAATgctttagccaaaatttacattGACAGCAACAACAATCCTGAAAGATTCTTGAA GGAGAACCAGTACTATGACAGTAGTGTTGTAGGAAAGTATTGTGAGAAGAGAGACCCACATCTGGCATGCGTTGCTTACGAACGTGGACAGTGTGATATGGAACTGATCAAG GTGTGCAATGAGAACTCTCTGTTCAAGAGTGAAGCGAGATACCTGGTACGAAGACGAGATCCAGATCTCTGGGCAGTGGTTCTACAGGAAGACAATGAGTATAGACGTCAGTTGATTGATCAAGTTGTACAGACGGCTCTGTCAGAGACCCAGGACCCTGAGGATATCTCTGTGTCAGTGAAAGCTTTCATGACTGCTGACCTGCCGAATGAACTCATTGAACTTCTGGAGAAGATTGTTTTGGAAAGCTCTGTTTTCAGTGAACACAG GAACTTACAGAACCTGCTCATCCTGACAGCCATTAAAGCAGACCGTACACGTGTCATGGAATACATTAACAGATTAGATAACTACGATGCTCCAGACATTGCTAACATCGCTATCACAAATGAGCTGTATGAGGAAGCATTTGCCATCTTCAAGAAGTTTGAAGTCAACACTTCAGCTATTCAG gtACTTATTGAGCATGTGAACAACTTAGATAGAGCATATGAGTTTGCTGAGAGATGTAATGATCCAGCAGTATGGAGCCAGCTTGGTCGTGCTCAGCTGACTGGAGGTCTTGTCAAAGAAGCTATCGACTCATTCATCAAGGCAGATGATCCCACACAGTACATGGAAGTCGTGAATGTGGCTAGCAACAGTG ACAACTGGGAGGACCTTGTCAAGTATTTACAGATGGCACGTAAGAAGGCCAGAGAGACATTCATTGAGACAGAACTAGTGTACGCTTTTGCCAAAACAAACAGACTGGCTGACTTGGAAGAATTCATTTCTGGACCTAACCATGCTAACATTACACAG GTTGCTGACCGTTGTTTTGATGACAAGATGTACGATGCTGCTAAACTGCTCTACAACAACGTATCAAACTACGCTCGTCTCGCCATTACTCTAGTCCACTTGGGAGAATACCAGGGAGCTGTTGATGGTGCTCGTAAAGCCAACAGTACCAGAACATGGAAAGAG GTGTGTTTTGCATGTGTGAACAATGAGGAGTTCCGTCTAGCCCAGATGTGTGGTTTACATATAGTTGTGCATGCTGATGAACTGGAGGAACTCATCAACTACTACCAGGATAGGGGCTACTTTGAGGAGCTCATAGCATTACTTGAGGCAGCATTAG GTCTAGAAAGAGCACATATGGGCATGTTTACAGAATTAGCAATATTATACTCCAAATTTAAACCTGAAAAGATGCGAGAACATTTAGAACTATTCTGGTCCAGAGTTAACATTCCAAAG GTCCTTAGAGCTGCTGAGCAGGCTCATCTGTGGCCCGAGCTTGTGTTCCTTTATGACAAGTATGAGGAATATGACAACGCCATCCTGACCATGATGAACCATCCGACAGAAGCTTGGCGAGAAAGTCAGTTCAAGGACATCATCACGAAAGTTGCCAACATTGAGCTATACTACAAGGCTATACAGTTCTACCTAGATTTCAAACCTCTCCTACTGAACGACCTACTAATGGTTCTTACCCCTCGTCTTGATCATACTCGTTCTGTTACATTCTTCGATCGTGTCAACCAGATTCCTCTAGTTAAACCATACTTACGGGCTGTgcaaaagaacaacaacaagGCCATTAACGAGGCCCTGAACAATCTATTCATTTTAGAAGAAGATTATCAAGGATTACGTGCGTCCATTGATGCTTATGATAATTTCGATAATATATCGTTGGCGCAGAGATTAGAGAGGCACGAGTTAATTGAGTTCCGTAGAATAGCAGCTTATCTTTACAAAGGCAACAATAGATGGAAACAGTCTGTTGACCTATGCAAAAAGGATAAACTATTTAAG GATGCAATGTTATACGCTGGAGAATCTAGAAATATAGAGATAGCTGAAGATTTGATAGCTTGGTTTTTAGAGAACAAATACCACGAGTGTTTTGCTGCATGTCTATTCCAATGTTACGACCTACTCCGACCAGATGTTATACTTGAATTATCTTGGAGACACAACATTATGGACTTTGCAATGCCATATATGATACAAGTTATTAGAGAATATATTAGCAAG gTGGATAAACTAGAGCAGTCAGAGTCTGTCAGAACTGAGGAAGAGGAGAAGGCTGTTGAACAACCCATCGTCTTCG CAGAACCCCAGTTGATGTTAACTGCAGGACCAGGAATGATGGGCGCCCCACCCCAGGGTGTCTACCCACAGCAGCCCGGATATGTTGCACCCGGAATGCAGGGCATGCCACCTGGAGCAATGCCTCAACAATATGGCTATAACATGTAA
- the LOC123534478 gene encoding clathrin heavy chain 1 isoform X2, with the protein MSQMLPIRFQEHLQLQNVGINAANIGFSTLTMESDKFICVREKVGDTAQVVIIDMNDSSNPIRRPISADSAIMNPASKVIALKGSAQPGDPNAGKTLQIFNIEMKSKMKAHTMTEEVVFWKWISVNTVAIATETAVYHWSMEGDSQPQKMFDRHSNLAGCQIINYRTDAKQQWLLLVGISAQQNRVVGAMQLYSVERKVSQPIEGHAAAFASLKLEGNATPSTLFCFGVRGAQGGKLHIIEVGQPAQGNTPFQKKAVDVFFPPEAQNDFPVAMQVSQKHGVIFLITKYGYVHLYDIENATCIYMNRISGDTIFVTASHEATSGIIGVNRKGQVLSVSVEEDNIVQYIANTLQNPDLAIKVASRSNLPGAEDLFVKKFNMLFSSGQYSEAAKAAASAPKGILRTPATIQQFQQVPAQPGQTSPLLQYFGILLDKGQLNKYESLELCRPVLQQGRKHLLEKWLKEEKLECSEELGDLVKSADPTLALSVYLRANVPNKVIQCFAETGQFQKIVLYAKKVGHTPDYIFLLRNIMRMNPEQGLQFAQMLVQDDEPLADLNQVVDVFMEANLIQQCTSFLLDALKNNRPSEAPLQTRLLEMNLMSAPQVADAILGNQMFTHYDKAHIAQLCEKAGLLQRALEHYTDLYDIKRAVVHTHLLNPEWLVNYFGSLSVEDSLECLKAMLSANIRQNLQVCVQIASKYHEQLTTNALIELFESFKSFEGLFYFLGSIVNFSQDQDVHFKYIQAACKTGQIKEVERICRESNCYDPERVKNFLKEAKLTDQLPLIIVCDRFDLVHDLVLYLYRNSLQKYIEIYVQKVNPSRLPIVIGGLLDVDCSEDVIKQLILVVKGQFSTDELVAEVEKRNRLKLLLPWLEMRSHEGVVEPATHNALAKIYIDSNNNPERFLKENQYYDSSVVGKYCEKRDPHLACVAYERGQCDMELIKVCNENSLFKSEARYLVRRRDPDLWAVVLQEDNEYRRQLIDQVVQTALSETQDPEDISVSVKAFMTADLPNELIELLEKIVLESSVFSEHRNLQNLLILTAIKADRTRVMEYINRLDNYDAPDIANIAITNELYEEAFAIFKKFEVNTSAIQVLIEHVNNLDRAYEFAERCNDPAVWSQLGRAQLTGGLVKEAIDSFIKADDPTQYMEVVNVASNSDNWEDLVKYLQMARKKARETFIETELVYAFAKTNRLADLEEFISGPNHANITQVADRCFDDKMYDAAKLLYNNVSNYARLAITLVHLGEYQGAVDGARKANSTRTWKEVCFACVNNEEFRLAQMCGLHIVVHADELEELINYYQDRGYFEELIALLEAALGLERAHMGMFTELAILYSKFKPEKMREHLELFWSRVNIPKVLRAAEQAHLWPELVFLYDKYEEYDNAILTMMNHPTEAWRESQFKDIITKVANIELYYKAIQFYLDFKPLLLNDLLMVLTPRLDHTRSVTFFDRVNQIPLVKPYLRAVQKNNNKAINEALNNLFILEEDYQGLRASIDAYDNFDNISLAQRLERHELIEFRRIAAYLYKGNNRWKQSVDLCKKDKLFKDAMLYAGESRNIEIAEDLIAWFLENKYHECFAACLFQCYDLLRPDVILELSWRHNIMDFAMPYMIQVIREYISKVDKLEQSESVRTEEEEKAVEQPIVFEPQLMLTAGPGMMGAPPQGVYPQQPGYVAPGMQGMPPGAMPQQYGYNM; encoded by the exons CTGGAAAGACATTACAGATTTTCAACATTGAGATGAAGAGCAAGATGAAGGCTCATACTATGACAGAAGAGGTAGTGTTCTGGAAGTGGATCTCTGTAAACactgttgccatagcaactgaGACAGCCGTCTACCACTGGTCAATGGAAG GTGATTCCCAACCACAGAAGATGTTTGACCGTCATTCAAACTTGGCAGGTTGCCAGATAATCAACTATCGTACAGATGCTAAACAGCAGTGGCTTCTGCTTGTCGGAATATCAGCACAG caaaatcGTGTTGTTGGTGCTATGCAGCTATATTCTGTAGAGAGAAAAGTGAGCCAGCCAATAGAAGGACATGCAGCAGCATTTGCATCACTCAAATTGGAAGGCAACGCAACACCATCCACCCTCTTCTGTTTTGGTGTGAGAGGTGCACAAGGGGGCAAG TTACACATAATTGAAGTAGGTCAGCCAGCACAAGGGAACACACCATTCCAGAAGAAAGCCGTGGATGTTTTCTTTCCACCAGAGGCACAGAATGACTTTCCTGTTGCCATGCAG gtGAGCCAAAAACATGGAGTGATATTCCTGATCACAAAGTATGGATACGTTCACTTGTATGACATTGAGAATGCTACGTGTATATACATGAACAGAATCAGTGGTGATACCATCTTTGTCACTGCCTCGCATGAAGCAACTTCAGGAATTATTGGAGTAAACAGAAAAGGACag GTGCTGTCAGTGAGTGTAGAGGAAGACAACATTGTGCAATACATTGCCAACACGCTGCAGAATCCAGACCTGGCCATTAAAGTAGCATCACGCTCAAACTTACCTGGAGCAGAGGACCTGTTTGTAAAGAAATTCAACATGCTGTTCTCCAGTGGACAGTACAGTGAGGCAGCAAAAGCAGCCGCCAGTGCACCAAAG GGTATATTGAGAACACCAGCCACCATTCAGCAGTTCCAACAGGTACCAGCCCAGCCTGGCCAGACCTCTCCACTCCTGCAGTACTTCGGTATCCTGCTTGACAAAGGCCAGCTGAACAAGTATGAATCCCTTGAGTTGTGTAGACCAGTGCTTCAACAAGGCAGGAAACATCTTCTGGAAAAATGGCTGAAAGAGGAAAAG CTTGAGTGTAGTGAGGAACTTGGAGACTTGGTGAAGAGTGCAGATCCCACCCTAGCATTGTCTGTGTACCTCAGAGCTAATGTACCAAACAAG GTAATTCAATGTTTTGCCGAGACTGGACAATTCCAGAAGATAGTACTTTATGCCAAGAAAGTGGGCCACACCCCAGACTACATATTCCTTCTGCGTAACATCATGAGGATGAACCCTGAGCAGGGCCTCCAGTTTGCACAGATGTTAGTACAAGATGATGAACCTCTCGCTGATCTTAACCAG GTTGTTGATGTGTTTATGGAGGCAAACTTGATCCAGCAATGTACATCATTCCTCCTGGATGCTCTCAAGAACAACAGACCATCAGAGGCTCCGCTACAGACAAGACTTCTTGAAATGAACCTCATGTCGGCACCACAG GTAGCAGATGCTATTCTCGGGAACCAGATGTTTACCCACTATGACAAGGCACATATTGCTCAGCTTTGTGAAAAAGCTGGTCTCCTTCAGAGA GCATTGGAACACTACACAGACCTGTATGATATAAAAAGAGCTGTTGTACATACACATCTGCTGAATCCTGAG TGGCTAGTGAACTATTTTGGTTCATTATCAGTAGAAGACTCCCTAGAATGTTTAAAGGCTATGTTGTCGGCTAACATCCGTCAGAACCTACAAGTGTGTGTACAGATAGCGTCTAAATACCATGAACAACTAACTACTAATGCCCTCATTGAACTGTTTGAGTCATTCAAGAGCTTTGAAG GTCTGTTCTACTTCCTTGGTTCCATTGTAAACTTTAGTCAGGACCAAGATGTACACTTCAAGTATATTCAGGCAGCCTGTAAGACCGGACAAATCAAAGAAGTGGAGAGAATCTGCCGAGAGAGCAACTGTTATGACCCAGAGAGAGTTAAAAACTTCCTTAAG gaGGCTAAACTGACTGACCAACTGCCACTGATCATTGTTTGTGACAGATTCGACCTTGTACATGACCTTGTCCTATACCTGTACAGAAATAGtctacaaaaatatatagaaatctATGTACAAAAG GTGAATCCATCACGTTTACCAATTGTTATTGGTGGGCTGTTGGACGTAGATTGCTCAGAAGATGTTATCAAACAACTTATCTTGGTTGTGAAAGGTCAGTTCTCTACCGATGAGCTGGTAGCTGAGGTAGAGAAGAGGAACAGACTCAAACTTCTGTTGCCCTGGTTAGAGATGCGCTCACATGAAGGCGTTGTTGAGCCAGCCACACACAATgctttagccaaaatttacattGACAGCAACAACAATCCTGAAAGATTCTTGAA GGAGAACCAGTACTATGACAGTAGTGTTGTAGGAAAGTATTGTGAGAAGAGAGACCCACATCTGGCATGCGTTGCTTACGAACGTGGACAGTGTGATATGGAACTGATCAAG GTGTGCAATGAGAACTCTCTGTTCAAGAGTGAAGCGAGATACCTGGTACGAAGACGAGATCCAGATCTCTGGGCAGTGGTTCTACAGGAAGACAATGAGTATAGACGTCAGTTGATTGATCAAGTTGTACAGACGGCTCTGTCAGAGACCCAGGACCCTGAGGATATCTCTGTGTCAGTGAAAGCTTTCATGACTGCTGACCTGCCGAATGAACTCATTGAACTTCTGGAGAAGATTGTTTTGGAAAGCTCTGTTTTCAGTGAACACAG GAACTTACAGAACCTGCTCATCCTGACAGCCATTAAAGCAGACCGTACACGTGTCATGGAATACATTAACAGATTAGATAACTACGATGCTCCAGACATTGCTAACATCGCTATCACAAATGAGCTGTATGAGGAAGCATTTGCCATCTTCAAGAAGTTTGAAGTCAACACTTCAGCTATTCAG gtACTTATTGAGCATGTGAACAACTTAGATAGAGCATATGAGTTTGCTGAGAGATGTAATGATCCAGCAGTATGGAGCCAGCTTGGTCGTGCTCAGCTGACTGGAGGTCTTGTCAAAGAAGCTATCGACTCATTCATCAAGGCAGATGATCCCACACAGTACATGGAAGTCGTGAATGTGGCTAGCAACAGTG ACAACTGGGAGGACCTTGTCAAGTATTTACAGATGGCACGTAAGAAGGCCAGAGAGACATTCATTGAGACAGAACTAGTGTACGCTTTTGCCAAAACAAACAGACTGGCTGACTTGGAAGAATTCATTTCTGGACCTAACCATGCTAACATTACACAG GTTGCTGACCGTTGTTTTGATGACAAGATGTACGATGCTGCTAAACTGCTCTACAACAACGTATCAAACTACGCTCGTCTCGCCATTACTCTAGTCCACTTGGGAGAATACCAGGGAGCTGTTGATGGTGCTCGTAAAGCCAACAGTACCAGAACATGGAAAGAG GTGTGTTTTGCATGTGTGAACAATGAGGAGTTCCGTCTAGCCCAGATGTGTGGTTTACATATAGTTGTGCATGCTGATGAACTGGAGGAACTCATCAACTACTACCAGGATAGGGGCTACTTTGAGGAGCTCATAGCATTACTTGAGGCAGCATTAG GTCTAGAAAGAGCACATATGGGCATGTTTACAGAATTAGCAATATTATACTCCAAATTTAAACCTGAAAAGATGCGAGAACATTTAGAACTATTCTGGTCCAGAGTTAACATTCCAAAG GTCCTTAGAGCTGCTGAGCAGGCTCATCTGTGGCCCGAGCTTGTGTTCCTTTATGACAAGTATGAGGAATATGACAACGCCATCCTGACCATGATGAACCATCCGACAGAAGCTTGGCGAGAAAGTCAGTTCAAGGACATCATCACGAAAGTTGCCAACATTGAGCTATACTACAAGGCTATACAGTTCTACCTAGATTTCAAACCTCTCCTACTGAACGACCTACTAATGGTTCTTACCCCTCGTCTTGATCATACTCGTTCTGTTACATTCTTCGATCGTGTCAACCAGATTCCTCTAGTTAAACCATACTTACGGGCTGTgcaaaagaacaacaacaagGCCATTAACGAGGCCCTGAACAATCTATTCATTTTAGAAGAAGATTATCAAGGATTACGTGCGTCCATTGATGCTTATGATAATTTCGATAATATATCGTTGGCGCAGAGATTAGAGAGGCACGAGTTAATTGAGTTCCGTAGAATAGCAGCTTATCTTTACAAAGGCAACAATAGATGGAAACAGTCTGTTGACCTATGCAAAAAGGATAAACTATTTAAG GATGCAATGTTATACGCTGGAGAATCTAGAAATATAGAGATAGCTGAAGATTTGATAGCTTGGTTTTTAGAGAACAAATACCACGAGTGTTTTGCTGCATGTCTATTCCAATGTTACGACCTACTCCGACCAGATGTTATACTTGAATTATCTTGGAGACACAACATTATGGACTTTGCAATGCCATATATGATACAAGTTATTAGAGAATATATTAGCAAG gTGGATAAACTAGAGCAGTCAGAGTCTGTCAGAACTGAGGAAGAGGAGAAGGCTGTTGAACAACCCATCGTCTTCG AACCCCAGTTGATGTTAACTGCAGGACCAGGAATGATGGGCGCCCCACCCCAGGGTGTCTACCCACAGCAGCCCGGATATGTTGCACCCGGAATGCAGGGCATGCCACCTGGAGCAATGCCTCAACAATATGGCTATAACATGTAA